One segment of Bradyrhizobium sp. CB2312 DNA contains the following:
- a CDS encoding FAD-dependent oxidoreductase, producing the protein MRVVICGGGVIGACTAYFLRRHGIDVIVVERTEVAAAASGKAGGFLARDWCAGSPLDALARRSFTLHAQLPDEIAGDWGYRPMSAYSGFVASAGDARRTAPSALSWLSDGVVIAQRIGTPQTTAIAHPHKFTSAVMNAALALGAELRFGRITGIERDADGTRAKGVAVDGATIAADAVVVAMGPWSLLAAQWMSLPAVYGQRSPSIVYDLGPNVPADALFLEQEDDGGAVSIEVFPRADGSTHITALSDIAPLPLDPAAVTPDSDAIARLQAMSVRLSPLFTPAKIIAQQACFRPVTQDGLPLIGRVPQSEGLYVATGHNVWGILNAPATGEAMAQLIAEGTTRDVDLAPFDPNRLPPLDPSLLQAR; encoded by the coding sequence ATGCGTGTTGTGATCTGCGGCGGCGGCGTGATTGGAGCCTGCACGGCGTATTTTCTTCGCCGCCATGGCATCGACGTCATCGTCGTCGAGCGGACCGAGGTCGCAGCCGCCGCATCGGGCAAGGCCGGCGGCTTCCTGGCGCGCGACTGGTGTGCGGGCTCGCCGCTCGATGCGCTGGCGCGCCGCAGTTTTACGCTTCACGCGCAACTGCCGGACGAGATCGCAGGCGACTGGGGTTATCGCCCGATGAGCGCGTATAGCGGCTTCGTTGCGTCCGCCGGCGATGCGCGCCGGACTGCGCCGTCCGCGCTGAGCTGGCTCAGCGACGGCGTCGTCATCGCGCAGCGGATCGGCACGCCGCAGACGACCGCGATCGCGCATCCCCACAAGTTCACGTCGGCGGTGATGAACGCCGCCCTCGCGCTAGGCGCCGAGCTTCGCTTCGGCCGCATCACCGGCATCGAGCGTGATGCGGACGGCACGCGTGCGAAAGGCGTCGCGGTCGATGGCGCCACCATCGCGGCCGATGCCGTCGTGGTCGCGATGGGACCGTGGTCGCTCCTCGCAGCACAATGGATGAGCCTGCCCGCTGTCTATGGCCAGCGCAGCCCGAGCATCGTCTACGATCTCGGTCCCAACGTGCCGGCCGATGCCTTGTTCCTGGAGCAGGAGGACGACGGCGGCGCCGTCTCGATCGAGGTCTTCCCACGCGCCGACGGCAGCACGCATATCACGGCCTTGTCCGACATCGCGCCGCTGCCGCTCGATCCGGCAGCCGTGACGCCAGACAGCGACGCGATCGCGCGACTGCAAGCCATGTCCGTGCGGCTCTCGCCCTTGTTCACCCCTGCGAAGATCATCGCGCAACAGGCCTGCTTTCGTCCCGTGACCCAGGACGGCTTGCCGCTGATCGGCAGGGTGCCGCAGAGCGAAGGTCTTTATGTTGCGACCGGACATAATGTCTGGGGCATCCTCAATGCGCCCGCGACGGGGGAAGCCATGGCACAGCTGATCGCCGAGGGCACAACGCGCGATGTGGACCTCGCGCCGTTCGATCCGAACCGGCTCCCGCCGCTCGATCCATCGCTGCTGCAAGCGCGCTGA
- a CDS encoding SMP-30/gluconolactonase/LRE family protein, translated as MTRQEARDHEQRDRDAALSRRTLVQGLAFGAVATAAATGSALAQTGPAAPPTTITTPPRDFSPRGAPTTYFWDPDILAVDPSFNDLAQPNTAIKRLYTGLLWAEGPAWSAQGRYLLWSDIPNNRQMRWSEDDGHVSVFRSPSNNSNGNSFDFQGRQLSCEHLTRRVTRYEHDGTATVLADSYQGKRLNSPNDIAAHPDGSYWFTDPPYGGQLYEGEPDGPGGPSNTSGKLNPRIGQPAGFAPGKRELPTNCYRIDPSGRIDLVVTEEQVPDPNGLCFSPDFKKLYIASTGKGPGDTGPGGKGEIFVADVGTDNKLSNVKRFSDCVIDGVKCGPDGLRCDVNGNLWASSNAGRAVGYNGVTVWSPEGKLLGRIRLPEVCGNITFGGPKRNRLFMAASQSLYAVYTATQGAGPG; from the coding sequence ATGACACGCCAAGAGGCTCGTGACCACGAGCAGCGTGACCGGGATGCTGCGCTTTCACGACGAACGCTTGTTCAGGGACTTGCATTCGGTGCCGTGGCCACTGCGGCTGCAACCGGCTCCGCGCTGGCGCAGACGGGACCAGCCGCACCACCAACGACAATCACCACCCCACCGCGCGATTTCAGCCCCCGCGGTGCGCCGACCACCTATTTCTGGGACCCCGACATCCTCGCGGTCGATCCATCCTTCAACGATCTCGCCCAGCCCAACACCGCGATCAAGCGCCTGTACACCGGCCTGTTGTGGGCCGAAGGTCCGGCCTGGAGCGCGCAAGGACGGTATCTGCTGTGGAGCGACATTCCCAACAACCGGCAGATGCGCTGGAGCGAGGACGACGGCCATGTCAGCGTGTTCCGCTCGCCCTCCAACAATTCCAACGGCAACTCGTTCGACTTCCAGGGCCGCCAGCTCTCCTGCGAGCATCTGACGCGCCGGGTGACACGCTACGAGCATGACGGCACCGCGACCGTGCTCGCCGATTCCTATCAGGGCAAGCGGCTGAACTCGCCGAACGACATCGCGGCGCATCCCGACGGCAGCTATTGGTTCACCGACCCGCCCTATGGCGGGCAGCTCTATGAAGGCGAGCCCGATGGTCCGGGCGGCCCGAGCAATACGAGCGGCAAGCTCAATCCGCGGATCGGACAGCCGGCCGGCTTCGCGCCGGGCAAGCGCGAGCTGCCGACCAATTGCTATCGCATCGATCCCTCGGGCCGCATCGACCTCGTCGTCACCGAGGAGCAGGTGCCCGACCCGAACGGCTTGTGCTTCTCGCCCGATTTCAAGAAGCTCTACATCGCCTCGACCGGCAAGGGACCGGGCGACACCGGTCCCGGCGGCAAGGGCGAGATTTTCGTGGCCGACGTTGGCACGGACAACAAGCTGTCCAACGTCAAGAGGTTCAGCGATTGCGTGATCGACGGCGTGAAGTGCGGACCGGACGGCCTGCGCTGCGACGTCAACGGCAATCTCTGGGCCTCCAGCAATGCCGGCCGCGCCGTCGGCTATAACGGCGTCACGGTGTGGTCGCCGGAGGGCAAGCTGCTGGGCCGCATTCGCCTGCCGGAGGTCTGTGGCAACATCACCTTCGGCGGCCCCAAGCGCAACCGCCTGTTCATGGCCGCGAGCCAGTCGCTCTATGCGGTGTATACGGCAACGCAAGGCGCCGGGCCGGGCTGA